From the Solibacillus sp. FSL R5-0449 genome, one window contains:
- a CDS encoding alpha-L-glutamate ligase — MAKIYVIHENDDWTRHLVNRLEELNLPYETWHLDEGIVNLTEAPPEGVFYNRMSASSHTRDHRYAPELTGAVLDWLEFHGRKVLNGSNALRLELSKVKQYTALEKHGIKTPKTIAAVGKQQIVEAAKALNIVPFITKHNRAGKGLGVQLFYSIAALEEHLAKPDYEEPVDGIVLIQEYIESPESYITRVEFIGGEYFYSVQVDTSEGFELCPADVCQIGDLFCPVGEEPKEQRAKFEIVENNETKLLENYANFLKDSGIDVAGIEFIRNAKGEVFTYDVNTNTNYNPDAEAKEEKYAMLQLAKFLGQELEKVTAQKVK, encoded by the coding sequence ATGGCAAAAATCTACGTAATCCATGAAAATGATGATTGGACGCGTCACTTAGTAAATCGATTAGAAGAATTAAACTTACCATATGAAACTTGGCATTTGGATGAGGGAATCGTCAACTTAACAGAGGCCCCACCGGAAGGCGTATTCTACAACCGTATGAGTGCTTCATCACATACGCGCGATCACCGTTATGCACCTGAACTGACAGGCGCGGTACTGGACTGGCTTGAATTCCACGGAAGAAAAGTACTGAATGGCAGCAATGCACTTCGCTTGGAGTTAAGCAAAGTAAAACAATACACGGCGCTGGAAAAGCATGGAATCAAAACACCGAAAACAATTGCGGCTGTTGGAAAACAGCAAATTGTTGAAGCTGCAAAAGCGCTGAATATCGTACCGTTTATTACGAAGCATAATCGCGCAGGAAAAGGGTTGGGTGTACAGCTGTTCTATTCAATCGCCGCGCTTGAAGAGCATTTGGCAAAACCGGATTACGAAGAGCCGGTTGATGGGATTGTGCTGATCCAGGAGTATATCGAATCACCTGAATCGTATATTACACGTGTTGAATTTATCGGCGGCGAGTATTTCTACTCAGTGCAAGTCGATACATCGGAAGGCTTCGAGCTTTGTCCTGCAGATGTATGCCAAATTGGCGATCTGTTCTGTCCGGTAGGGGAAGAGCCGAAAGAACAGCGGGCAAAATTTGAAATCGTCGAAAACAATGAAACAAAGCTGCTTGAAAACTACGCAAATTTCCTGAAAGACAGTGGAATTGATGTAGCGGGCATTGAATTTATCCGCAATGCAAAAGGCGAAGTATTTACGTATGATGTCAACACAAATACGAACTACAATCCGGATGCAGAGGCAAAAGAAGAAAAGTATGCGATGCTGCAGCTTGCGAAGTTTTTAGGTCAGGAACTTGAAAAAGTAACGGCTCAAAAAGTGAAATAA
- a CDS encoding citrate:proton symporter, which produces MALLGFLTIGIFLILIFSKKVSVIVALVLVPIVFGLIGGFGLDLGEMMLNGLTTVAPTGIMLVFAILFFSIMLDAGLFDPMIRFILKIVKGDPLKVVMGTAVLAMLVHLDGNGSATFIITISAMLPIYNRLGISRLVLAGVVALGAGVMNIVPWGGPTARAMTVLGGEASDIFNPVIPAMIAGIAWVLFASYLIGRKERKRLGVLTLEETELQLNLSEEEMKYRRPKLVLFNLLLTISLLVLLVGAWLPMPVVFIIAFVIALMVNYPNQKDQQSRIAAHASSVILVATMIFAAGIFTGILNGTGMIEEMALAFVSLIPESMGRFLPVIVAITSMPLSLVFTPDAYYFGVLPVIAETAANLGIDPFEIGRAAILGQMTVGFPLSPLTASTFILIGLAQVDLVDHQKFIFKWAFMTTIVMTVVALLIGAISI; this is translated from the coding sequence ATGGCTTTATTAGGTTTTTTAACTATCGGAATTTTTTTGATTCTAATTTTTTCTAAAAAAGTATCAGTTATAGTTGCGTTAGTTTTAGTACCAATAGTCTTCGGATTAATTGGCGGGTTCGGGTTAGACCTAGGGGAAATGATGCTAAACGGTTTAACTACCGTTGCTCCAACTGGAATAATGTTAGTATTTGCGATTTTATTCTTTAGTATTATGTTAGATGCTGGATTATTCGATCCTATGATTCGCTTTATTTTAAAAATAGTCAAAGGTGATCCTCTTAAAGTAGTAATGGGTACAGCTGTACTAGCAATGCTTGTTCACCTGGATGGAAATGGTTCTGCAACATTCATTATTACAATCTCAGCGATGCTGCCTATTTATAATCGTTTAGGAATCAGCAGGCTAGTATTGGCTGGTGTAGTTGCTCTTGGGGCTGGTGTTATGAACATTGTGCCATGGGGCGGTCCGACAGCCCGTGCCATGACAGTATTGGGCGGAGAAGCTAGTGACATATTTAACCCTGTTATCCCCGCAATGATAGCAGGAATTGCTTGGGTATTATTCGCTTCTTATTTAATAGGAAGAAAAGAACGTAAGCGTTTAGGTGTTTTAACACTTGAAGAAACAGAGCTGCAATTGAATTTATCTGAAGAAGAAATGAAATATCGTCGTCCAAAACTTGTACTGTTCAATCTTCTTTTAACAATTTCGTTGCTTGTATTACTAGTAGGTGCATGGTTGCCGATGCCTGTGGTATTTATCATTGCTTTTGTAATAGCACTTATGGTGAACTATCCAAACCAAAAAGATCAGCAATCCCGAATTGCTGCACATGCCAGCAGTGTTATTCTGGTCGCTACAATGATTTTCGCAGCGGGTATATTTACGGGGATTTTAAATGGTACTGGAATGATTGAAGAGATGGCTTTGGCATTTGTTAGTTTAATACCAGAATCTATGGGAAGATTTTTACCCGTTATAGTAGCCATTACATCGATGCCCCTTAGTTTAGTATTCACACCAGATGCATATTATTTTGGCGTGTTACCCGTTATTGCAGAAACTGCTGCAAATTTGGGCATTGATCCATTTGAAATCGGACGCGCTGCAATATTAGGTCAAATGACAGTAGGTTTCCCTTTAAGTCCATTGACGGCTTCAACTTTTATTTTAATAGGATTGGCGCAAGTTGATTTAGTAGATCATCAAAAGTTTATTTTTAAATGGGCATTCATGACAACGATTGTTATGACTGTTGTTGCATTATTAATCGGAGCAATTTCAATTTGA
- a CDS encoding protein-glutamate O-methyltransferase CheR has product MYRKKLEIRLLLEAIYSLSGYDFRKYNQQSILRRIEHRMRLNNFSSISQLTEAVIYDKELLKVLLNDFSINVTEMFRDPSFFRAFREEIIPQLKQLDKIRIWHAGCATGEEVYSMAIMLHEEGLLDRTMMYATDMNEDVLKKAQHGAFPLHKMQAYTKNYILAGGTESFSQYYKTDDSFASFHPCLRENIMFAQHNLATDKSFQEFDVIICRNVLIYFTPELQHEVHHLFYDSLTRSGYLGLGDKETLQFTPLVSKYRTVNATERIYQKRF; this is encoded by the coding sequence ATGTATAGAAAGAAGTTAGAAATACGCTTGTTATTAGAAGCGATTTACTCATTATCTGGATATGATTTCCGAAAGTATAATCAACAATCAATACTACGACGCATTGAACATCGCATGCGGCTTAACAATTTTTCTTCAATCTCTCAATTAACCGAAGCGGTTATTTACGATAAAGAGTTATTGAAAGTGCTGCTTAATGACTTTTCGATTAATGTAACAGAAATGTTCCGGGACCCCTCGTTTTTCAGGGCGTTCCGGGAAGAGATTATTCCGCAACTGAAACAGCTTGATAAAATTCGGATATGGCATGCGGGCTGTGCAACAGGCGAAGAGGTTTATTCAATGGCTATCATGCTGCATGAAGAAGGTCTGCTGGATCGTACGATGATGTATGCGACCGATATGAACGAAGATGTGCTGAAAAAGGCACAGCATGGGGCCTTCCCTCTTCATAAAATGCAAGCCTATACGAAGAATTATATTTTAGCTGGCGGGACAGAAAGCTTTTCCCAATACTATAAAACAGATGACAGCTTTGCTTCTTTCCATCCTTGCTTAAGGGAAAATATCATGTTTGCCCAGCACAATCTGGCTACAGATAAATCGTTTCAGGAATTTGATGTGATCATCTGCCGTAATGTGCTCATTTATTTTACACCTGAGCTGCAGCATGAAGTGCATCATCTCTTTTACGATAGCTTAACAAGAAGCGGATATCTGGGATTAGGCGATAAAGAAACATTGCAGTTTACGCCGCTCGTATCCAAATACCGCACCGTTAACGCAACGGAACGCATCTATCAAAAAAGATTTTAG
- a CDS encoding DUF2179 domain-containing protein — MKEILLILLLQLLYVPLFTLRTIFLVKNITTLASIIGIVEMLIYVFGLSLVFSGDQGFLAMVVYAVGFGLGIIIGTRIEQKLAIGYIYVTINTQNRNDELIQVIRNEGFALTTYVGEGRDSQRYKYEILTKRNREKELFMLVQHHEPSAFIISYEPKSFKGGFLVKRMKQHKKYK; from the coding sequence ATGAAAGAAATTTTGCTTATACTATTATTGCAGCTACTTTACGTTCCTTTATTCACACTGCGTACTATCTTTTTAGTTAAAAATATTACAACGCTCGCTTCCATAATCGGGATCGTTGAAATGCTCATCTATGTGTTTGGTCTGTCTCTCGTTTTCAGCGGAGACCAAGGTTTTCTTGCAATGGTCGTTTATGCGGTCGGTTTTGGTCTAGGGATTATTATCGGGACGCGCATCGAGCAAAAGCTTGCGATTGGCTATATTTATGTAACGATCAATACGCAAAACCGTAATGACGAGCTGATCCAGGTTATACGTAATGAAGGATTTGCGTTAACGACATACGTTGGTGAAGGCCGTGACAGCCAGCGCTATAAATATGAAATTTTAACAAAACGAAACCGTGAAAAGGAATTATTTATGCTTGTTCAGCATCATGAGCCATCCGCATTCATTATTTCCTATGAACCGAAATCTTTTAAAGGCGGCTTCTTAGTAAAACGAATGAAGCAGCATAAGAAATATAAATAA
- a CDS encoding fused response regulator/phosphatase, with the protein MTILVVDDNQVNLFVIEKILKSDGYEKFVSVQSAKEMFDYLDPSNAPKCYDINVILLDVMMPEMDGIEACRILKQNPQWKDIQVIFVTALEDKVKLSEALDVGGIDYITKPINRIELLARIRVGKRLKKELDWHTNQEKIIQRELDLAARVQQSLLSPPVHEPNISITASYLPSSNLAGDLYYWDKLDEDRYAVMLLDMMGHGVSASLVCMYISSVLREAIKKLTDPKLVIAELNRYMNLLQNEKENILYYFTGVYFIIDTKKKTVEYVNAGHPNGYALVDGEKTVPITSTSYAVGFVEDIKIEKAIIPYDSSIQIVLFTDGVLEAMGPCELESDKELSKIASTHWSTDISPIDYLVKGEQQHNQPDDMCVLLLRANS; encoded by the coding sequence ATGACCATTCTTGTTGTAGACGATAACCAAGTTAACCTCTTCGTTATTGAAAAAATATTGAAAAGTGATGGTTATGAGAAGTTTGTTTCCGTACAATCTGCAAAAGAAATGTTTGACTACCTAGATCCATCCAATGCTCCTAAGTGCTATGACATTAATGTTATTTTATTGGATGTTATGATGCCAGAGATGGACGGAATTGAAGCTTGTCGTATTTTAAAACAAAATCCTCAATGGAAAGATATCCAGGTGATTTTCGTCACTGCACTTGAAGACAAGGTGAAGTTGTCGGAAGCTTTAGATGTTGGCGGCATTGATTACATAACAAAACCAATTAATCGAATAGAGTTATTAGCCCGTATCCGTGTCGGGAAAAGGCTGAAAAAAGAACTGGACTGGCATACAAATCAGGAAAAGATTATCCAAAGAGAGTTGGATCTGGCAGCCCGTGTCCAACAAAGCCTTTTAAGCCCACCTGTTCATGAACCGAATATTTCGATTACCGCTTCTTATTTGCCATCGTCGAATCTGGCAGGCGATTTATATTATTGGGACAAGCTCGATGAAGACCGCTATGCTGTCATGTTATTGGATATGATGGGGCATGGTGTCTCTGCATCGCTTGTTTGTATGTATATTTCCTCTGTTTTGCGTGAGGCCATTAAAAAGCTGACAGACCCTAAGCTTGTTATAGCTGAGTTGAATCGATATATGAATTTACTGCAAAATGAAAAAGAAAATATATTGTATTATTTTACCGGCGTGTATTTTATTATCGACACGAAGAAAAAGACAGTAGAATATGTCAATGCCGGTCATCCAAATGGCTATGCTTTAGTTGATGGCGAAAAGACGGTACCGATTACGTCGACAAGCTATGCGGTAGGATTTGTTGAAGATATCAAAATTGAGAAGGCGATTATTCCATATGATTCGTCTATTCAAATTGTTCTCTTTACAGATGGGGTATTGGAAGCGATGGGTCCGTGTGAGCTGGAGTCTGATAAAGAGTTGAGTAAAATTGCGAGTACCCACTGGTCGACGGACATTTCACCGATCGATTATTTAGTGAAAGGCGAACAGCAGCATAATCAGCCGGATGATATGTGTGTTCTATTATTGCGTGCCAATAGTTAA
- a CDS encoding LysR family transcriptional regulator, with protein MEIRDLKNFIKVVDHSSFTKAAEEMYVTQSSLSKSVKRLETQFESQLIIRIKNKLHLTDIGKIVYQQGREIINSVDDLHLLINQTKNIENGRILLGIPQLIGTLFFPKIAKEYYESHANIKIELFERGAKKLEQILNDGKVDIALIVKTHLTKDDYNFYPFIEDEFYVFLNKNHPLANRSELAISELKNEKFIIFSEEFTLHDYIINACKTNGFFPNILYKSSQWDLILELTASHNAVTLLPKSIYSKNVNPDIKLIKLKGKPLLWSLVFITLKDSYKSFALQSFINKIDSFKP; from the coding sequence ATGGAAATAAGAGATTTGAAAAACTTTATTAAAGTTGTCGATCATAGTAGTTTCACAAAAGCTGCCGAAGAAATGTATGTTACACAATCGTCTTTAAGTAAAAGTGTAAAACGATTAGAAACTCAATTTGAGAGCCAGCTAATTATTCGTATCAAAAATAAATTACATCTAACAGATATCGGGAAAATCGTTTATCAACAAGGCCGCGAGATCATTAACTCTGTAGATGATCTCCATTTATTGATTAATCAAACGAAAAATATTGAGAACGGAAGAATCTTGCTAGGCATTCCTCAGTTGATAGGAACCTTATTTTTCCCTAAAATCGCAAAAGAATATTATGAATCACATGCCAATATTAAAATTGAATTGTTCGAACGTGGTGCAAAAAAATTAGAACAAATTTTAAATGATGGAAAAGTTGATATTGCCCTTATTGTAAAAACTCACTTAACAAAAGATGATTACAACTTTTATCCCTTTATTGAGGATGAATTTTATGTTTTTTTAAACAAGAATCACCCTTTAGCAAATCGTTCAGAACTTGCGATTTCAGAATTAAAGAATGAAAAGTTCATAATTTTCTCCGAGGAATTTACATTACATGACTATATCATCAATGCATGTAAAACAAATGGTTTTTTCCCAAACATTTTATATAAAAGCTCTCAATGGGATTTGATTTTGGAACTTACAGCTTCCCATAATGCTGTTACATTATTACCAAAATCCATCTATTCCAAAAATGTGAATCCTGATATTAAATTAATTAAATTAAAAGGGAAACCACTCTTATGGTCATTAGTTTTCATTACTTTGAAAGACTCCTATAAATCCTTCGCTCTACAAAGTTTTATTAATAAAATAGATTCCTTTAAACCTTAG